A DNA window from Hydrogenothermus marinus contains the following coding sequences:
- a CDS encoding TIGR00269 family protein — protein sequence MKKLKKNSRCTICKAKGEKEKAIIYLPHHRLTLCKKHFISWFEKRVEKTIKEFKMFSTNDKILVAVSGGKDSLALWNALTKLGYEADGFYINLGIDQYSIDSKELALNFAKKIGRELHILDLSKEIATIPQLKEISNRPACSACGTVKRYYMNKFAKEKGYSIIATGHNLDDEVAVLFGNTLKWDIDYLKRQYPVLKEENGFIRKVKPLCKITEKESALYSFLNNIDYIEYECPFSVGASSIEYKEFLSRLEEKHPGTKLQFYTNFLKKMYPLLNKEKEKKEELKYCKICGEPSYNEICSVCKLKQKVEKLVNTNYNINM from the coding sequence ATGAAAAAACTAAAGAAGAACAGTAGATGTACTATATGTAAAGCAAAAGGTGAAAAAGAAAAGGCTATAATCTATCTTCCTCATCATAGACTTACTTTATGTAAAAAGCATTTTATAAGCTGGTTTGAAAAAAGGGTAGAAAAAACAATAAAGGAATTTAAAATGTTTTCTACCAATGACAAAATATTAGTAGCAGTATCTGGAGGAAAAGATAGTCTTGCTTTATGGAATGCTTTAACAAAACTTGGATATGAAGCAGATGGTTTTTATATAAATCTTGGTATAGATCAATATTCTATAGATTCTAAAGAACTTGCTTTAAATTTTGCAAAAAAAATAGGAAGAGAATTACATATTCTTGATTTATCAAAAGAGATAGCTACAATTCCTCAATTAAAAGAAATATCAAATCGTCCTGCATGTTCTGCTTGTGGGACTGTTAAAAGATATTATATGAATAAATTCGCAAAGGAGAAAGGATATTCTATTATTGCAACCGGCCATAATCTTGATGATGAAGTAGCAGTACTATTTGGAAACACTTTAAAATGGGATATAGATTATTTAAAAAGACAGTATCCTGTTTTAAAAGAGGAAAATGGATTTATAAGAAAAGTAAAACCTCTTTGTAAAATAACAGAAAAAGAAAGTGCTTTATACTCATTTTTAAATAACATTGACTATATAGAATATGAATGTCCATTTTCAGTAGGAGCATCTTCTATAGAGTATAAAGAGTTTTTAAGTAGATTAGAAGAAAAGCATCCTGGAACAAAACTTCAGTTTTATACAAATTTCTTAAAAAAGATGTATCCATTATTAAACAAAGAAAAAGAAAAAAAAGAAGAACTTAAATATTGTAAAATATGTGGAGAACCTTCATATAATGAGATATGTAGTGTATGCAAATTAAAACAAAAGGTTGAAAAGTTAGTAAACACTAACTATAATATAAATATGTAA
- a CDS encoding MoaD/ThiS family protein yields MKIKVKYRGKEQVLDINKEKITALDILKSLNLSSEHAFVAVNGELVSEDYIIKENDNIKVINAISGGKQ; encoded by the coding sequence ATGAAAATAAAAGTTAAGTATAGGGGCAAAGAACAGGTTTTAGATATTAATAAAGAAAAAATAACTGCTTTAGATATTTTAAAATCATTAAATCTATCTTCCGAACATGCTTTTGTTGCAGTAAATGGAGAACTTGTTTCAGAAGATTATATAATAAAAGAAAATGATAATATAAAAGTTATAAATGCTATTTCTGGAGGAAAACAATGA
- a CDS encoding ABC transporter permease: MKEIIFYIKKNKLAYLSFYILIVLYFLAIFADFIAPYPYDIQHRDTPYHPPTQIHFFDKNGNFSLRPFVYEYKLVDPIFKRYKIDYTKKHYIYFFVKGDKHYLLGLIPTFTHLFGVKEGKIFLLGADHLGRDIFSRLLYGARISLSIGIVGVLISFVIGALVGGISGYFGGYIDNILMRISEVIMSFPGFYLMLALRAIFPITLSSVEVYFLIVVILSFIGWAGLARVIRGMVLSIREQDFVLAARSYGASSLRIITKHILPNTFSYLLIAATLSIPGYILGESALSLLGLGIQEPYASWGNMLAAARSITAISNYPWILSPGIAIFITILAFNLLGDALRDALDPKFRKNL, encoded by the coding sequence ATGAAAGAAATAATTTTTTATATAAAAAAGAATAAATTAGCATATCTATCTTTCTATATACTTATAGTTTTGTATTTTCTAGCTATTTTTGCAGACTTTATAGCTCCATATCCTTATGATATACAGCATAGAGATACTCCTTATCATCCTCCTACTCAGATTCATTTTTTTGATAAAAATGGCAATTTTTCTTTAAGGCCTTTTGTATATGAGTATAAGCTTGTAGATCCAATTTTTAAAAGATACAAGATAGATTATACAAAAAAACATTATATTTATTTTTTTGTGAAAGGAGATAAACATTATCTTCTAGGATTGATTCCAACATTTACCCATCTTTTTGGAGTTAAAGAAGGTAAAATTTTCTTACTTGGAGCAGATCATTTAGGGAGAGATATATTTTCAAGGCTTTTATATGGTGCAAGAATTTCATTATCTATTGGTATTGTTGGAGTTTTAATATCTTTTGTAATTGGTGCTTTAGTTGGAGGAATTTCAGGATATTTTGGAGGATATATAGATAATATTCTCATGAGAATATCGGAAGTAATTATGTCTTTCCCAGGATTTTATCTTATGCTTGCTTTAAGGGCTATCTTTCCTATTACTTTATCTTCTGTTGAGGTATATTTTTTAATAGTTGTAATACTTTCATTTATAGGATGGGCAGGACTTGCAAGGGTTATTAGAGGAATGGTTTTATCTATCAGAGAACAAGATTTTGTTTTAGCGGCAAGAAGTTATGGAGCTTCTTCTTTAAGAATAATTACAAAACATATACTTCCTAATACATTTTCTTATCTTTTAATAGCGGCAACTCTTTCTATTCCTGGATATATTCTTGGAGAAAGTGCTTTATCACTTCTTGGACTTGGTATTCAAGAACCTTATGCAAGCTGGGGGAATATGCTTGCAGCTGCAAGAAGTATTACTGCTATTTCTAACTATCCTTGGATTTTATCGCCAGGAATTGCTATATTTATTACTATACTTGCTTTTAATCTTCTTGGAGATGCATTAAGAGATGCCTTAGATCCAAAATTTAGAAAAAATTTATGA
- the gltB gene encoding glutamate synthase large subunit, translated as MFNLLERDSCGVGFIVNIKGNKSHKLVDDSLTALANLNHRGAVSADGKTGDGAGILTQIPYEFFKKEIPNIPDEKDFAVGVFFINKEKEDEIKKQIENIINEKFKFIGWRKVPINEEELGEIAASTKPEIWQGFISKESIETDNFEKELYILRKKIEHKINQEYLYIPSLSSKTIVYKGMITAPRLRYFYPDLQDESYKSAIALYHQRYSTNTFPNWRLAQPFRMLAHNGEINTISANRNWLNAKSDDVREIWGELAEDILPIVDYEESDSASLDKAIEFLVHSGKNPLQAINVLVPRAYENDDRLTEEEKAFYEYFSCIFEAWDGPAALAFTDGEVVIGKLDRNGLRPARYIITDEEVILASEVGVVDRPEEKIIYKGRLGPGDKIAIDTKEGKVYTSKEIIDKLIEGKEYKKWVKENLKEFIPATDYPEIEPKDVSKEAMMFGYDKDHINLYIKEMIEKANEPVYSMGNDTPISVLSKRPKLLSTYFKQRFAQVTNPPIDPIREKSVMSLKTYVGKKENFLTETPKHADQLVFPSPVILDNELEELINSFKDKVEIIPAIFEPYDTALEPKLDEICQRVEEAVDKGKEIIVLSDRDISIEGAPIPMGLAVSAVNTYMRRKGKRSKFSIIADTADARDTHSIAFLIGYGATLVNPYLTIQIIRNLVEEDKNFKYSFEEAVERYKKATNEGLLKIMSKMGIATIKSYRGSGLFEALGLSQELIDKYFPGTPSKLGGIGIRQIAQEVIIKYNDIFFKDKVEIEYEGEYRHRRNGEFHSWNPKALTALHRAVRGESWEEYKVFSENAYLEKPVNVRDLFEIVSDRPPIPIEEVEPVEEIMKRFVGAGMSVGALSREAHETIAEALNTIGGKSNSGEGGEDPARYGTIKNSKIKQVASGRFGVTPEYLNSAEEIEIKIAQGAKPGEGGQLPGKKVDVYIAFLRKAKPGTTLISPPPHHDIYSIEDLAQLIYDLKQINPKAKVIVKLVAETGIGTVASGVAKAFADIIHISGHDGGTGASPLVSIKHAGVVWELGLSEVQQVLIENGLRGRVKLRVDGGIKTGRDVIIGALLGAEEFGFGTALMIAEGCVMARQCHLNTCPVGITTQDPVLIEKYKGKPEHVIRYLEYLANETREFLASMGYKSLDDIVGRTDLIKPKIPTDHYKAKFIDLSPILVKPPKDKPIKSVVDRNDPPSKPFDDEILKDALPAIEKDEVFSGFYVIKNTYRSVGTKVAHEIAKRYGDKGLKTGKIELNLHGTAGQSFGAFCIKGLELILTGQANDYVGKGMAGGLIVIKPPKEFKGKSYENVILGNTVLYGATGGMLFAAGIAGERFAVRNSGAIAVVEGVGDHGCEYMTNGKVIVLGKTGKNFGAAMTGGVAYVYDPEGEMENNINKSYVFIDEIDNEDKEDIKELLIKHKAYTNSERASFILDNFDTEIENFVKISPISIKKPTIETDEVNVERK; from the coding sequence TTGTTTAATCTTTTAGAAAGAGATTCTTGTGGAGTAGGATTTATAGTAAATATAAAAGGAAATAAATCACATAAATTAGTTGATGATAGTTTAACAGCCCTTGCAAACCTGAACCATAGGGGTGCAGTTAGTGCAGACGGAAAAACAGGAGATGGAGCAGGAATATTAACCCAGATTCCTTATGAATTTTTCAAAAAAGAAATTCCGAATATACCAGATGAAAAAGATTTTGCAGTAGGAGTTTTTTTTATAAATAAAGAAAAAGAAGATGAAATAAAAAAACAGATAGAAAATATAATAAATGAAAAATTTAAATTTATAGGATGGAGAAAAGTTCCTATAAATGAAGAAGAACTTGGAGAGATAGCCGCATCTACGAAGCCAGAAATATGGCAAGGTTTTATATCAAAAGAAAGTATAGAAACAGATAATTTTGAAAAAGAACTTTATATATTAAGAAAAAAAATAGAACATAAAATAAACCAAGAATATTTATATATACCAAGTTTATCCTCTAAAACTATTGTTTACAAAGGAATGATAACAGCACCAAGACTTAGATATTTTTATCCTGATTTACAAGATGAAAGCTATAAATCTGCTATCGCTTTATACCATCAAAGATATTCAACAAATACATTTCCAAACTGGAGACTTGCTCAGCCATTTAGAATGCTTGCTCATAATGGAGAAATAAACACAATTTCTGCAAATAGAAATTGGCTCAATGCAAAATCTGATGATGTTAGAGAGATATGGGGAGAGCTTGCAGAAGATATACTTCCAATAGTTGATTATGAAGAAAGTGATTCAGCATCCTTAGATAAAGCTATAGAGTTTTTAGTACATTCTGGGAAAAATCCTTTACAAGCTATAAATGTTCTTGTTCCAAGAGCTTATGAAAATGATGATAGATTAACAGAAGAAGAAAAAGCTTTTTATGAGTATTTTTCTTGTATTTTTGAAGCATGGGATGGACCTGCAGCCTTGGCATTTACAGATGGAGAGGTAGTAATAGGAAAATTAGATAGAAATGGTCTTAGACCTGCAAGATATATAATTACTGATGAGGAAGTTATTTTAGCATCAGAGGTTGGAGTTGTAGATAGACCTGAAGAAAAAATAATATATAAAGGAAGACTTGGTCCCGGAGACAAAATAGCAATAGATACAAAAGAAGGAAAAGTTTATACATCTAAGGAAATTATAGATAAACTTATTGAAGGAAAAGAATATAAAAAATGGGTAAAAGAAAATCTGAAAGAGTTTATCCCTGCTACAGATTATCCAGAAATTGAGCCTAAGGATGTTTCTAAAGAAGCTATGATGTTTGGATACGACAAAGACCATATTAATCTTTATATAAAAGAAATGATAGAAAAGGCTAATGAGCCTGTTTATTCAATGGGAAATGATACTCCAATCTCTGTTTTATCCAAAAGACCAAAACTTTTATCTACATACTTTAAACAAAGATTTGCTCAGGTTACAAATCCTCCAATTGACCCAATAAGAGAAAAAAGTGTAATGTCTTTAAAAACTTATGTAGGTAAAAAAGAAAACTTTCTTACAGAAACTCCAAAACATGCAGATCAATTAGTTTTTCCTTCACCTGTAATACTTGATAATGAGCTTGAAGAACTTATAAATTCTTTTAAAGATAAAGTAGAAATAATTCCTGCAATTTTTGAACCTTATGATACTGCTTTAGAACCAAAATTAGATGAAATATGTCAAAGAGTAGAAGAGGCAGTAGATAAAGGAAAAGAAATAATAGTTTTATCAGATAGAGATATTTCAATAGAAGGAGCTCCTATTCCTATGGGCCTTGCAGTTTCTGCTGTAAATACATATATGAGAAGAAAAGGAAAAAGAAGTAAGTTTAGTATAATTGCAGATACTGCAGATGCCAGAGATACTCACAGCATAGCATTTTTAATTGGATATGGAGCAACTCTTGTAAATCCTTATTTAACTATACAGATAATAAGAAATTTAGTAGAAGAAGATAAAAACTTTAAATACTCTTTTGAAGAAGCAGTAGAAAGATATAAAAAGGCTACAAATGAAGGACTTCTTAAAATAATGTCTAAAATGGGAATAGCTACTATAAAAAGTTATAGAGGTTCAGGACTTTTTGAAGCTCTGGGATTATCTCAAGAATTAATAGATAAATATTTCCCTGGTACTCCTTCAAAACTTGGTGGCATTGGTATAAGACAGATAGCTCAAGAAGTAATTATTAAATACAATGATATATTCTTCAAAGATAAAGTGGAAATAGAATATGAAGGAGAGTATAGACATAGAAGAAATGGAGAGTTCCACTCTTGGAATCCTAAAGCATTAACAGCACTTCATAGAGCAGTTAGAGGAGAAAGCTGGGAAGAATATAAAGTATTCTCTGAAAATGCTTATCTTGAAAAGCCAGTTAATGTTAGAGATTTATTTGAGATAGTAAGTGATAGACCTCCTATACCAATAGAAGAAGTTGAGCCAGTAGAAGAGATAATGAAAAGATTTGTTGGTGCTGGAATGTCTGTTGGTGCTTTAAGTAGAGAAGCCCATGAAACAATTGCAGAAGCTTTAAATACCATAGGTGGTAAATCAAACTCAGGTGAAGGTGGAGAAGATCCTGCAAGATATGGAACAATTAAAAATTCTAAAATAAAACAGGTTGCATCAGGTAGATTTGGCGTAACCCCTGAATATCTAAATTCAGCAGAAGAGATTGAAATAAAAATAGCTCAAGGAGCAAAACCAGGAGAAGGTGGACAACTTCCTGGGAAAAAAGTAGATGTTTATATAGCATTTTTAAGAAAAGCAAAACCTGGAACAACTTTAATATCACCTCCTCCTCACCATGATATATACTCAATAGAAGATTTAGCACAGCTTATATACGATTTAAAACAGATAAATCCAAAAGCAAAAGTAATAGTAAAATTAGTTGCAGAAACAGGAATTGGAACAGTAGCATCAGGGGTAGCTAAAGCTTTCGCAGATATAATTCATATTTCTGGACATGATGGTGGAACAGGAGCATCTCCTCTTGTATCTATTAAACATGCAGGAGTTGTATGGGAGCTTGGACTTTCTGAAGTACAACAAGTATTAATAGAAAATGGTTTAAGAGGAAGAGTAAAACTTAGAGTTGATGGTGGAATAAAAACAGGTAGAGATGTAATAATAGGGGCATTACTTGGAGCTGAAGAGTTTGGATTTGGAACAGCTTTAATGATAGCAGAAGGCTGTGTAATGGCTCGTCAATGTCATTTAAATACATGTCCAGTAGGAATTACAACTCAAGATCCAGTACTAATAGAAAAATATAAAGGAAAACCTGAGCATGTAATAAGATACCTTGAATATCTTGCAAATGAAACAAGAGAGTTCTTAGCTTCTATGGGATATAAATCCTTAGATGATATTGTTGGAAGAACAGATTTAATTAAACCAAAAATACCAACAGACCATTATAAAGCTAAATTTATAGATTTATCTCCAATACTTGTTAAACCACCAAAAGATAAACCTATAAAATCAGTTGTAGATAGAAATGATCCTCCATCAAAACCTTTTGATGATGAAATATTAAAAGATGCTTTACCTGCTATAGAAAAAGATGAGGTATTTTCTGGATTTTATGTTATAAAAAATACTTATAGATCTGTTGGTACAAAAGTAGCCCATGAAATAGCAAAAAGATATGGAGATAAAGGTTTAAAAACAGGGAAAATAGAACTGAACTTACATGGAACTGCAGGACAATCTTTTGGAGCATTTTGTATAAAAGGACTTGAATTAATACTTACAGGTCAAGCAAATGATTATGTAGGAAAAGGAATGGCTGGAGGATTAATAGTAATAAAACCTCCAAAAGAATTTAAAGGAAAATCGTATGAAAATGTTATTTTAGGAAATACAGTTTTATATGGTGCTACTGGAGGAATGTTATTTGCAGCAGGTATAGCTGGAGAAAGATTTGCAGTAAGAAATAGTGGAGCAATTGCTGTTGTTGAAGGAGTTGGAGATCATGGCTGTGAATATATGACAAATGGAAAAGTTATTGTTCTCGGAAAAACTGGTAAAAACTTCGGAGCAGCAATGACAGGTGGTGTTGCTTATGTATATGATCCTGAAGGAGAAATGGAAAATAATATAAATAAATCATATGTATTTATAGATGAAATTGATAATGAGGATAAAGAAGATATAAAAGAACTTTTAATAAAACATAAAGCATATACAAATAGTGAAAGAGCAAGTTTTATACTTGATAATTTTGATACAGAAATAGAAAATTTTGTAAAAATTTCACCTATATCTATAAAAAAACCAACTATAGAAACAGATGAGGTAAACGTTGAAAGAAAATAA
- a CDS encoding thermonuclease family protein, translating to MKENKILLVILFLINFSFAFQLPFISKEKIKADFVKAQVVYVIDGDTIIVKIPKTTFNDRKTLKNLKFRVRLIGIDTPESRINKRAKIQSKETRKNLKEVVELGNYAKEFTKKLLKKGETVYLEFDVEPQDKYGRLLAYVWLPSGEMVNKKIICEGYAFPLTIPPNVKYKDDFLECFRKARKEQKGLWSIK from the coding sequence TTGAAAGAAAATAAGATTTTATTAGTAATTTTATTTTTAATTAATTTTTCTTTTGCTTTTCAGCTGCCATTTATTTCTAAAGAAAAAATAAAGGCTGATTTTGTTAAAGCTCAAGTTGTTTATGTAATAGATGGAGATACTATAATTGTAAAAATACCAAAAACTACTTTTAATGATAGAAAAACATTAAAAAATCTAAAATTTAGGGTAAGGTTAATTGGAATTGATACACCAGAAAGTAGAATAAACAAAAGAGCTAAAATCCAATCTAAGGAAACAAGAAAAAATCTGAAAGAAGTTGTTGAACTTGGAAATTATGCAAAAGAGTTTACAAAAAAATTGTTGAAAAAAGGTGAAACTGTATATTTAGAATTTGATGTAGAACCACAAGATAAATATGGAAGACTCCTTGCTTATGTATGGCTTCCTTCAGGAGAGATGGTAAATAAAAAAATTATATGTGAAGGATATGCTTTCCCTTTGACTATTCCTCCTAATGTCAAATATAAAGATGATTTCTTAGAATGTTTTAGAAAAGCAAGAAAAGAGCAAAAAGGATTATGGAGCATAAAATAG
- the lepB gene encoding signal peptidase I has translation MEEKKERSLIHPIKTILYIVIVVSLIRVFLVQAFNIPSGSMKPTLLVGDFILVNKLVYGDWTFGIPFTSIDFYTYKNRLVKPDRGDVIVFKYPENPKIDFIKRIIAVPGDIVEVKNDIVYINGKPLPKEKDGIYSEHGEDVQIYKECTIRKYHNNQKYCYKTMEIYEGEGKDFGPIKVPEGHYFVMGDNRDNSRDSRFWGFVPDNYIIGRAFVIYFSIDFEKPMIRFNRIGKIIQ, from the coding sequence ATGGAAGAAAAAAAAGAAAGATCCTTAATTCATCCTATAAAAACTATTCTCTATATTGTAATTGTAGTATCTTTAATAAGAGTTTTTTTAGTTCAAGCGTTTAATATTCCTTCAGGCTCTATGAAGCCAACTCTTTTAGTTGGAGATTTTATACTTGTAAACAAATTAGTTTATGGAGATTGGACTTTTGGAATTCCGTTTACTTCTATAGATTTTTATACATATAAAAATAGATTAGTAAAACCTGATAGAGGTGATGTAATAGTTTTTAAATATCCAGAAAATCCAAAAATAGATTTTATAAAAAGAATAATAGCCGTTCCAGGAGATATAGTAGAGGTAAAAAATGATATTGTTTATATAAATGGGAAACCTTTACCAAAAGAAAAAGATGGTATTTATTCAGAACATGGAGAAGATGTTCAGATTTATAAAGAATGTACAATAAGAAAATACCATAATAATCAAAAATACTGTTATAAAACAATGGAAATATATGAAGGTGAAGGAAAAGATTTTGGTCCAATTAAAGTACCAGAAGGACATTACTTTGTAATGGGTGATAATAGAGATAACAGTAGAGATAGTAGATTTTGGGGTTTTGTTCCTGATAATTATATTATAGGAAGAGCTTTTGTAATTTATTTTTCTATAGACTTTGAAAAGCCAATGATTAGATTTAATAGAATAGGTAAAATTATTCAGTAG
- a CDS encoding dihydroorotase — protein sequence MILIKNGHVIDPENNINGQFDILIEKGKIKKVEKDIKPFAGCEIIDAKDKIISPSFCDIHVHFRDPGQTYKEDIRTGSMAAVAGGYTTVVCMPNTFPAIDEVSIVRYVIEKGEEVGLCRVLPAAAITKGRKGKELTEMALLKDAGAVYFTDDGAPVMDSFIMRKAMEYAGSIGSFVADHCEDLNLSNNGVAHEGEIAAALGLPPLPPEAEDTMVARNCVLSIQTGMPVHICHISSRLSVEIVAWAKALGAKVTAEVTPHHLSLTDDEWLDFDCKAKVSPPLREHKDVEAVRWGLEAGIIDFVATDHAPHAHHEKMLEHQNCPPGMIGLQFALPTVLNLVKKDYFDLEKAIRVLSTEPMKKIGLKPPAIKVGETAELVIFDPFESWEVNEETILSKSKNTPLLGKKIEGKVKYTFYNGKIVYSDSSGVSCG from the coding sequence ATGATACTGATAAAAAATGGTCATGTAATTGATCCTGAAAATAATATAAATGGTCAGTTTGATATTCTTATAGAAAAAGGAAAAATTAAAAAGGTAGAAAAAGATATAAAGCCTTTTGCAGGCTGTGAAATAATAGATGCAAAAGATAAAATAATCTCTCCATCTTTTTGTGATATTCATGTTCATTTTAGAGATCCTGGACAAACATACAAAGAAGATATAAGAACAGGTTCAATGGCAGCAGTAGCAGGTGGTTATACTACTGTAGTATGTATGCCAAATACATTTCCAGCTATAGATGAAGTTTCTATTGTTAGATATGTAATAGAAAAAGGAGAAGAGGTAGGACTTTGTAGAGTTCTACCTGCTGCAGCAATAACTAAAGGAAGAAAAGGTAAAGAGCTTACAGAAATGGCTCTTTTAAAAGATGCAGGGGCAGTATATTTTACAGATGATGGTGCTCCTGTAATGGATTCATTTATTATGAGAAAAGCTATGGAATATGCTGGTTCCATAGGAAGTTTTGTAGCTGATCATTGTGAAGATTTAAATCTATCCAATAATGGAGTAGCCCATGAAGGAGAGATAGCAGCAGCTTTAGGACTTCCACCACTTCCACCTGAAGCAGAAGATACTATGGTAGCAAGAAATTGCGTGTTATCTATTCAGACAGGTATGCCTGTTCATATATGTCATATATCTTCAAGACTTTCTGTTGAGATTGTTGCATGGGCTAAAGCTCTTGGAGCAAAAGTTACCGCAGAAGTTACTCCTCATCATTTGTCTTTAACAGATGATGAATGGCTTGATTTTGATTGTAAAGCAAAAGTTTCTCCACCATTAAGAGAACATAAAGATGTTGAAGCAGTAAGATGGGGGCTTGAGGCAGGAATTATTGATTTTGTAGCAACAGATCATGCTCCTCATGCTCATCATGAAAAAATGCTTGAGCATCAAAACTGCCCACCAGGGATGATAGGTCTTCAGTTTGCTCTTCCAACTGTATTAAATCTTGTTAAAAAAGATTATTTTGATTTAGAAAAAGCTATAAGAGTTTTATCAACAGAGCCTATGAAAAAGATAGGCTTAAAACCTCCTGCAATAAAAGTTGGCGAAACTGCAGAACTTGTAATATTTGATCCTTTTGAAAGCTGGGAAGTTAATGAAGAGACCATACTTTCCAAAAGTAAAAACACTCCATTACTTGGTAAGAAAATAGAAGGAAAAGTTAAATACACATTTTATAATGGAAAAATAGTTTATAGTGATAGCTCTGGAGTGTCTTGTGGATAA
- a CDS encoding metal-sulfur cluster assembly factor, which translates to MDKENIYNILSNICDPEIPLDIVNLGLVKDIKIKNNEILIKMTLTTPKCPLEDLIRKLVENAIKKEYPEAKVKIDFIFDKPWNTEEISEEGKEKLRKLGWNL; encoded by the coding sequence GTGGATAAAGAAAATATTTATAATATTCTTTCAAATATATGTGATCCTGAAATACCTCTTGATATAGTAAATCTTGGACTTGTTAAGGATATAAAAATAAAAAATAATGAAATTTTAATAAAAATGACTTTAACTACTCCAAAATGTCCATTAGAAGATTTAATAAGAAAATTAGTAGAAAATGCTATTAAAAAAGAATATCCTGAAGCTAAAGTAAAAATTGATTTTATATTTGATAAACCTTGGAATACAGAAGAGATTTCAGAAGAAGGGAAAGAAAAACTTAGAAAGCTTGGCTGGAATTTGTGA